A DNA window from Engraulis encrasicolus isolate BLACKSEA-1 chromosome 3, IST_EnEncr_1.0, whole genome shotgun sequence contains the following coding sequences:
- the unc119.1 gene encoding protein unc-119 homolog B isoform X1, translating to MSSQSSRKDSASTVNGSDTVGPGRERKSDGGVLKRLKSRKNQTDRRPVTEDELRAQGKDITPDGVLGLRCVTRDYLCKPEDNIYNIDFIRFKIRDLETNTVLFEIAKPPNCDPQDEDDENGEVDSTAGRFVRYQFTPAFLRLRTVGATVEFTVGERPVQNFRMIERHYFQERLLKSFDFDFGFCIPNSRNTCEHIYEFPQLPEDMIRQMVEYPYETRSDSFYFVDNKLIMHNKADYAYNGDMDNVPFTA from the exons ATGAGCAGTCAAAGCTCGCGAAAAGATTCGGCGAGCACTGTCAATGGCTCGGACACCGTGGGTCCAGGAAGGGAACGAAAGTCTGATGGAGGGGTTTTAAAAAGGTTGAAATCGCGAAAAAATCAGACAGATAGACGGCCTGTTACGGAGGATGAACTACGGGCACAAGGAAAAGACATTACTCCAGACGGTGTCCTCGGGCTTCGCTGTGTCACCCgtg ACTACCTTTGCAAACCAGAGGACAACATCTACAATATCGACTTCATACGCTTCAAGATTCGTGACCTGGAAACCAACACAGTTCTGTTTGAAATTGCCAAACCTCCAAATTGTG ACCcgcaggatgaggatgatgagaatGGAGAGGTGGACTCCACCGCTGGCCGCTTTGTCCGTTATCAGTTCACCCCGGCGTTCCTCCGGCTGCGCACCGTCGGAGCCAC TGTGGAGTTTACGGTGGGAGAGCGTCCGGTGCAGAACTTCCGGATGATCGAGCGGCACTATTTCCAGGAGCGCCTGCTGAAGAGCTTCGACTTTGACTTCGGCTTCTGCATCCCCAACAGCCGGAACACGTGCGAACACATCTACGAGTTTCCCCAGCTCCCAGAGGACATGA TTCGTCAGATGGTGGAGTATCCATACGAGACGAGGTCTGACAGTTTCTACTTTGTGGACAACAAGCTCATCATGCACAACAAAGCGGACTATGCCTACAACGGAG ACATGGACAATGTCCCTTTTACAGCCTGA
- the unc119.1 gene encoding protein unc-119 homolog B isoform X2, with product MSSQSSRKDSASTVNGSDTVGPGRERKSDGGVLKRLKSRKNQTDRRPVTEDELRAQGKDITPDGVLGLRCVTRDYLCKPEDNIYNIDFIRFKIRDLETNTVLFEIAKPPNCDPQDEDDENGEVDSTAGRFVRYQFTPAFLRLRTVGATVEFTVGERPVQNFRMIERHYFQERLLKSFDFDFGFCIPNSRNTCEHIYEFPQLPEDMIRQMVEYPYETRSDSFYFVDNKLIMHNKADYAYNGGQ from the exons ATGAGCAGTCAAAGCTCGCGAAAAGATTCGGCGAGCACTGTCAATGGCTCGGACACCGTGGGTCCAGGAAGGGAACGAAAGTCTGATGGAGGGGTTTTAAAAAGGTTGAAATCGCGAAAAAATCAGACAGATAGACGGCCTGTTACGGAGGATGAACTACGGGCACAAGGAAAAGACATTACTCCAGACGGTGTCCTCGGGCTTCGCTGTGTCACCCgtg ACTACCTTTGCAAACCAGAGGACAACATCTACAATATCGACTTCATACGCTTCAAGATTCGTGACCTGGAAACCAACACAGTTCTGTTTGAAATTGCCAAACCTCCAAATTGTG ACCcgcaggatgaggatgatgagaatGGAGAGGTGGACTCCACCGCTGGCCGCTTTGTCCGTTATCAGTTCACCCCGGCGTTCCTCCGGCTGCGCACCGTCGGAGCCAC TGTGGAGTTTACGGTGGGAGAGCGTCCGGTGCAGAACTTCCGGATGATCGAGCGGCACTATTTCCAGGAGCGCCTGCTGAAGAGCTTCGACTTTGACTTCGGCTTCTGCATCCCCAACAGCCGGAACACGTGCGAACACATCTACGAGTTTCCCCAGCTCCCAGAGGACATGA TTCGTCAGATGGTGGAGTATCCATACGAGACGAGGTCTGACAGTTTCTACTTTGTGGACAACAAGCTCATCATGCACAACAAAGCGGACTATGCCTACAACGGAGGTCAGTAG
- the LOC134446540 gene encoding malectin-like: MVVVVVVVVVVFDVRLNGHTVVKDLDIFERVGHSTAHDEIVAFSIKRGKLSVQREVSTFNGKLTVEFVKGYYDNPKVCALYVMKGTSDDVPKLQPHPGMLDKQQPEDPEEPEEAELPEEGGVPKGASAASKNRVQSGPRTPNPYAADNSSLMFPILVAFGVFIPTLFCLCRL; encoded by the exons atggtggtggtggtggtggtggtggtggtg GTGTTCGACGTGCGCCTGAACGGTCACACTGTAGTGAAGGATCTAGACATCTTTGAGCGCGTCGGCCACAGCACAGCGCATGACGAGATTGTGGCCTTCTCCATAAAAAGGGGCAAGCTGAGCGTGCAGAGGGAAGTCTCAACCTTCAATGGCAAACTCACAGTAGAATTTGTGAAG GGTTACTACGACAACCCCAAAGTATGCGCACTGTACGTGATGAAGGGGACATCAGAtg ATGTGCCAAAGCTGCAGCCTCACCCTGGCATGCTTGACAAGCAGCAGCCCGAGGACCCGGAGGAGCCCGAGGAGGCGGAGCTGCCGGAGGAAGGCGGCGTGCCCAAGGGTGCCTCGGCCGCCTCCAAGAACCGCGTGCAGTCGGGCCCGCGCACACCCAACCCCTACGCGGCCGACAACAGCAGCCTCATGTTCCCCATCCTGGTGGCCTTCGGAGTCTTCATCCCCACCCTCTTCTGCCTCTGCCGGCTGTGA
- the si:ch211-170d8.2 gene encoding uncharacterized protein si:ch211-170d8.2 — protein MATGPFARIVLLLLYVMVLSTTVQSRAFLSAPMESVSENSNLRISAHKRPRRESVGLDTEQCALLTNPWIETTGPVNSQEPFYRIRVHPRSEENAPRTMFPEQSLFRFIKRIYQCCQMGYHCGSVKGIQGRLHGTALEFILSHDVLSVSVIGAELHLQVSNPQHLQVDPVILYLDKRSLPTRYNSRASAESVVEMKLDLLFFFQALQKAMGGAQGGPGPGLRLINMRQVGGLSRLEATSEPWARAQTLQDAEGMAWGAGENGGRDSGGGPLQEVVELGFALRCRRGEEAVSCRANGVRLQHAPFITLSYR, from the exons ATGGCTACTGGACCCTTTGCAAGGATTGTTCTGCTCCTTTTGTATGTCATGGTTTTATCTACGACTGTGCAAAGTCGTGCGTTTCTGAGCGCACCAATGGAATCTGTCAGTGAAAACAGTAATTTGCGGATTAGCGCGCACAAGCGTCCTCGTCGTGAAAGCGTGGGTTTGGATACGGAGCAGTGTGCTTTACTGACCAACCCGTGGATTGAGACTACCGGACCGGTCAACAGCCAGGAGCCATTCTATCGCATCAGGGTTCATCCGAGGTCGGAGGAGAATGCGCCGCGGACTATGTTTCCCGAACAGTCACTATTCCGCTTTATTAAACGGAtatatcagtgttgccaaatgggATACCACTGCGGAAGCGTTAAGGGGATTCAGGGACGACTGCATG GTACGGCTCTGGAGTTCATTCTCAGCCACGACGTTTTGTCTGTTTCTGTTATTGGGGCTGAACTGCACCTCCAAGTCTCAAATCCTCAGCATCTACAGGTGGACCCAGTAATACTTTACCTGGACAAACGCAGTCTCCCCACTAG GTACAACTCCCGGGCAAGTGCCGAGTCCGTCGTGGAGATGAAGCTagaccttctcttcttcttccaggCTTTGCAGAAGGCCATGGGAGGGGCGCAGGGAGGCCCCGGCCCCGGGCTCCGCCTGATCAACATGAGGCAAGTGGGGGGGCTGTCCAGGCTGGAGGCCACTTCAGAGCCCTGGGCCAGGGCCCAGACACTGCAGGATGCGGAGGGCATGGCGTGGGGGGCAGGGGAGAATGGCGGTCGGGACAGTGGCGGAGGCCCATTGCAGGAGGTCGTGGAGCTGGGCTTTGCCCTGCGctgcaggagaggggaagaggctgTGTCGTGCAGGGCCAATGGAGTGAGGCTGCAGCATGCACCTTTTATCACACTCTCGTACAGATAG